From Betta splendens chromosome 3, fBetSpl5.4, whole genome shotgun sequence, the proteins below share one genomic window:
- the LOC114852719 gene encoding serine/threonine-protein kinase BRSK2-like isoform X7, whose product MTSSGKEANSGHYANYVGPYRLEKTLGKGQTGLVKLGIHCVTCQKVAIKIVNREKLSESVLMKVEREIAILKLIEHPHVLKLHDVYENKKYLYLVLEHVSGGELFDYLVKKGRLTPKEARKFFRQIISALDFCHSHSICHRDLKPENLLLDEKNNIRIADFGMASLQVGDSLLETSCGSPHYACPEVIRGEKYDGRKADAWSCGVILFALLVGALPFDDDNLRNLLEKVKLGVFHMPHFIPPDCQNLLRGMIEVDPNKRLTLEQIQKHTWYLAGKNEPEPEQPVPRKVAIRTLASAEEIDPDVLESMHSLGCFRDKDKLSKDLLSEDDNQEKMIYFLLLDRKERYPSHEDQNLPPRNEIADPPRKRVDSPMLSRHGKRRPERKSMEVLSVTEGGSPVPVRRAIDMATHGQSKSVFSKSLDITNANCSKEERSRSISGASSGLSTSPLSSPRVTPHPSPRGSPLPTPKGTPVHTPKDSPAGTPSPTPPPSPSIGGMPWRTRLNSIKNSFLGSPRFHRRKMQVPTQEDMSSLTPDSSPELAKKSWFGNFISLEKEEQIFIVIRDKPLSSIKADIVHAFLSIPSLSHSVISQTSFRAEYKSTAGPTVFQKPVKFQVDITYTESTSATKENGIYSVTFTLLSGPSRRFKRVVETIQAQLLSSNDQPGVQPQISGSPLSNFFDVIKQLFSDEKNVQAPHSPGATPSSPAKHAPSSKSNQPPPHDKTKMAASNRTQEQP is encoded by the exons gtggaGCGGGAGATCGCCATTCTGAAACTCATAGAGCATCCGCATGTTTTAAAGCTGCACGATGTCTAcgaaaataaaaaatacct GTATCTGGTGTTGGAGCACGTGTCTGGGGGGGAGCTCTTCGACTACCTGGTGAAGAAAGGCCGTCTGACCCCTAAAGAGGCCCGCAAGTTCTTCAGACAGATCATCTCTGCCCTGGACTTCTGCCACAGTCACTCCATATG CCACAGAGATTTGAAGCCCGAGAACTTGTTGTTAGACGAGAAGAACAACATCAGGATAGCAGACTTTGGCATGGCGTCTCTGCAGGTCGGGGACAGTCTGCTGGAGACCAGCTGTGG GTCTCCGCACTACGCCTGCCCAGAGGTCATCAGG GGGGAGAAGTACGACGGGAGGAAAGCAGACGCGTGGAGCTGCGGCGTCATCCTGTTTGCACTTTTAGTG GGCGCGCTGCCTTTTGATGACGACAACCTGAGGAACCTGCTGGAGAAGGTGAAGCTGGGAGTTTTCCACATGCCGCACTTTATCCCTCCAGACTGCCAGAACCTCCTGCGCGGGATGATTGAAGTGGACCCCAACAAAAGGCTGACA TTAGAGCAGATCCAGAAGCACACCTGGTACCT CGCTGGGAAGAACGAGCCCGAGCCCGAGCAGCCGGTTCCCAGGAAGGTGGCCATCAGGACGCTGGCTTCGGCCGAGGAGATCGACCCCGATGTGCTGGAGAGCATGCACTCGCTGGGCTGCTTCAGAGACAAGGACAAGCTGAGCAAAGACCTGCTGTCTGAGGA CGACAACCAGGAGAAGATGATCTACTTCCTCCTGCTGGACCGTAAGGAGAGGTACCCGAGCCACGAGGACCAGAACCTTCCTCCACGGAACGAGATAG CAGACCCTCCCAGGAAGCGCGTGGACTCGCCCATGCTGAGCCGCCACGGCAAGCGGAGGCCCGAGAGGAAGTCCATGGAGGTCCTGAGCGTCACGGAGGGGGGCTCTCCCGTTCCGGTGCGGAGGGCCATCGACATGGCGACGCACGGCCAGAG CAAATCAGTTTTCAGTAAAAGCTTGGATATCACAAACGCTAACTGCAGCAAGGAGGAAAG atcgCGGTCGATCAGCGGAGCGTCCTCCGGCCTGTCCACCAGTCCTCTCAGCAGTCCCAGG gtgaccccccacccctcccccagaGGCAGTCCTCTCCCCACCCCCAAGGGCACCCCGGTGCACACCCCCAAGGACAGCCCTGCTGGCACCCCCAGCCCGACTCCTCCGCCCAGCCCCTCGATCGGAGGCATGCCGTGGAGGACGCGCCTCAACTCCATCAAGAACAGCTTCCTGGGCTCTCCACGCTTCCATCGCAGGAAAATGCAAG TTCCCACCCAGGAGGACATGTCCAGCCTCACCCCAGACTCTTCTCCAGA ACTGGCCAAGAAGTCATGGTTCGGTAACTTCATCAgcctggagaaggaggagcagatcTTCATCGTGATCAGGGACAAACCTCTCAGCTCCATCAAGGCCGACATCGTGCACGCCTTCCTCTCT ATCCCCAGTCTAAGCCACAGCGTCATCTCGCAGACCAGCTTCCGGGCCGAGTACAAGTCCACAGCTGGTCCAACGGTTTTCCAGAAGCCAGTGAAGTTCCAGGTGGACATCACCTACACCGAGAGCACCAGCGCCACCAAGGAGAACGGCATCTACTCCGTCACCTTCACGCTGCTCTCAG GTCCCAGTCGACGTTTCAAGCGCGTGGTGGAGACGATCCAGGCTCAGCTGCTCAGCTCCAACGACCAGCCCGGCGTCCAGCCCCAGATATCTG GCAGCCCGTTGAGTAACTTCTTTGACGTAATTAAACAGCTTTTTTCAGACGAGAAGAACGTCCAAGCGCCCCACTCCCCCGGCGCCACGCCTAGCTCCCCCGCCAAGCATGCCCCCAGCAGCAAGTCCAACCAGCCCCCGCCCCATGACAAAACAAAGATGGCCGCCAGCAACAGGACGCAGGAACAACCTTAA
- the LOC114852719 gene encoding serine/threonine-protein kinase BRSK2-like isoform X2, which yields MTSSGKEANSGHYANYVGPYRLEKTLGKGQTGLVKLGIHCVTCQKVAIKIVNREKLSESVLMKVEREIAILKLIEHPHVLKLHDVYENKKYLYLVLEHVSGGELFDYLVKKGRLTPKEARKFFRQIISALDFCHSHSICHRDLKPENLLLDEKNNIRIADFGMASLQVGDSLLETSCGSPHYACPEVIRGEKYDGRKADAWSCGVILFALLVGALPFDDDNLRNLLEKVKLGVFHMPHFIPPDCQNLLRGMIEVDPNKRLTLEQIQKHTWYLAGKNEPEPEQPVPRKVAIRTLASAEEIDPDVLESMHSLGCFRDKDKLSKDLLSEDDNQEKMIYFLLLDRKERYPSHEDQNLPPRNEIDPPRKRVDSPMLSRHGKRRPERKSMEVLSVTEGGSPVPVRRAIDMATHGQSKSVFSKSLDITNANCSKEERSRSISGASSGLSTSPLSSPRPNRRFFIPPQSPDLCQSPNCSPTHSPEVRLNGVGPHAPKSFQPKMGSPLMHPRTQTLPAKPKVSEKPLQTTRSNPLPSTAQSPTTPKSEPNTPIQPLAPSIPNSPRVRRHPPLTVPPKLSIPLTPVPPVSPLRRHHLHPDHNGKSVPIAQVTPHPSPRGSPLPTPKGTPVHTPKDSPAGTPSPTPPPSPSIGGMPWRTRLNSIKNSFLGSPRFHRRKMQVPTQEDMSSLTPDSSPELAKKSWFGNFISLEKEEQIFIVIRDKPLSSIKADIVHAFLSIPSLSHSVISQTSFRAEYKSTAGPTVFQKPVKFQVDITYTESTSATKENGIYSVTFTLLSGPSRRFKRVVETIQAQLLSSNDQPGVQPQISGSPLSNFFDVIKQLFSDEKNVQAPHSPGATPSSPAKHAPSSKSNQPPPHDKTKMAASNRTQEQP from the exons gtggaGCGGGAGATCGCCATTCTGAAACTCATAGAGCATCCGCATGTTTTAAAGCTGCACGATGTCTAcgaaaataaaaaatacct GTATCTGGTGTTGGAGCACGTGTCTGGGGGGGAGCTCTTCGACTACCTGGTGAAGAAAGGCCGTCTGACCCCTAAAGAGGCCCGCAAGTTCTTCAGACAGATCATCTCTGCCCTGGACTTCTGCCACAGTCACTCCATATG CCACAGAGATTTGAAGCCCGAGAACTTGTTGTTAGACGAGAAGAACAACATCAGGATAGCAGACTTTGGCATGGCGTCTCTGCAGGTCGGGGACAGTCTGCTGGAGACCAGCTGTGG GTCTCCGCACTACGCCTGCCCAGAGGTCATCAGG GGGGAGAAGTACGACGGGAGGAAAGCAGACGCGTGGAGCTGCGGCGTCATCCTGTTTGCACTTTTAGTG GGCGCGCTGCCTTTTGATGACGACAACCTGAGGAACCTGCTGGAGAAGGTGAAGCTGGGAGTTTTCCACATGCCGCACTTTATCCCTCCAGACTGCCAGAACCTCCTGCGCGGGATGATTGAAGTGGACCCCAACAAAAGGCTGACA TTAGAGCAGATCCAGAAGCACACCTGGTACCT CGCTGGGAAGAACGAGCCCGAGCCCGAGCAGCCGGTTCCCAGGAAGGTGGCCATCAGGACGCTGGCTTCGGCCGAGGAGATCGACCCCGATGTGCTGGAGAGCATGCACTCGCTGGGCTGCTTCAGAGACAAGGACAAGCTGAGCAAAGACCTGCTGTCTGAGGA CGACAACCAGGAGAAGATGATCTACTTCCTCCTGCTGGACCGTAAGGAGAGGTACCCGAGCCACGAGGACCAGAACCTTCCTCCACGGAACGAGATAG ACCCTCCCAGGAAGCGCGTGGACTCGCCCATGCTGAGCCGCCACGGCAAGCGGAGGCCCGAGAGGAAGTCCATGGAGGTCCTGAGCGTCACGGAGGGGGGCTCTCCCGTTCCGGTGCGGAGGGCCATCGACATGGCGACGCACGGCCAGAG CAAATCAGTTTTCAGTAAAAGCTTGGATATCACAAACGCTAACTGCAGCAAGGAGGAAAG atcgCGGTCGATCAGCGGAGCGTCCTCCGGCCTGTCCACCAGTCCTCTCAGCAGTCCCAGG CCCAACCGGCGCTTTTTCATCCCGCCCCAGTCCCCAGACCTGTGTCAGTCTCCCAACTGCAGCCCCACCCACTCCCCGGAGGTTCGACTTAATGGGGTGGGGCCCCACGCGCCTAAGTCCTTCCAGCCAAAGATGGGGTCCCCCCTCATGCACCCCCGCACTCAGACCCTCCCTGCTAAGCCCAAAGTGTCAGAGAAGCCCCTGCAGACCACCAGGTCCAATCCTCTCCCCAGCACAGCGCAGAGCCCCACCACTCCCAAGTCTGAGCCCAACACACCCATCCAGCCTCTGGCTCCATCCATTCCCAACAGCCCCCGGGTGAGACGCCACCCTCCCCTCACCGTCCCCCCCAAACTCTCCATCCCCCTCACCCCAGTTCCACCAGTGTCGCCCCTCCGccgccaccacctccaccctgaCCACAACGGCAAATCTGTCCCCATCGCACAGgtgaccccccacccctcccccagaGGCAGTCCTCTCCCCACCCCCAAGGGCACCCCGGTGCACACCCCCAAGGACAGCCCTGCTGGCACCCCCAGCCCGACTCCTCCGCCCAGCCCCTCGATCGGAGGCATGCCGTGGAGGACGCGCCTCAACTCCATCAAGAACAGCTTCCTGGGCTCTCCACGCTTCCATCGCAGGAAAATGCAAG TTCCCACCCAGGAGGACATGTCCAGCCTCACCCCAGACTCTTCTCCAGA ACTGGCCAAGAAGTCATGGTTCGGTAACTTCATCAgcctggagaaggaggagcagatcTTCATCGTGATCAGGGACAAACCTCTCAGCTCCATCAAGGCCGACATCGTGCACGCCTTCCTCTCT ATCCCCAGTCTAAGCCACAGCGTCATCTCGCAGACCAGCTTCCGGGCCGAGTACAAGTCCACAGCTGGTCCAACGGTTTTCCAGAAGCCAGTGAAGTTCCAGGTGGACATCACCTACACCGAGAGCACCAGCGCCACCAAGGAGAACGGCATCTACTCCGTCACCTTCACGCTGCTCTCAG GTCCCAGTCGACGTTTCAAGCGCGTGGTGGAGACGATCCAGGCTCAGCTGCTCAGCTCCAACGACCAGCCCGGCGTCCAGCCCCAGATATCTG GCAGCCCGTTGAGTAACTTCTTTGACGTAATTAAACAGCTTTTTTCAGACGAGAAGAACGTCCAAGCGCCCCACTCCCCCGGCGCCACGCCTAGCTCCCCCGCCAAGCATGCCCCCAGCAGCAAGTCCAACCAGCCCCCGCCCCATGACAAAACAAAGATGGCCGCCAGCAACAGGACGCAGGAACAACCTTAA
- the LOC114852719 gene encoding serine/threonine-protein kinase BRSK2-like isoform X4, which yields MTSSGKEANSGHYANYVGPYRLEKTLGKGQTGLVKLGIHCVTCQKVAIKIVNREKLSESVLMKVEREIAILKLIEHPHVLKLHDVYENKKYLYLVLEHVSGGELFDYLVKKGRLTPKEARKFFRQIISALDFCHSHSICHRDLKPENLLLDEKNNIRIADFGMASLQVGDSLLETSCGSPHYACPEVIRGEKYDGRKADAWSCGVILFALLVGALPFDDDNLRNLLEKVKLGVFHMPHFIPPDCQNLLRGMIEVDPNKRLTLEQIQKHTWYLAGKNEPEPEQPVPRKVAIRTLASAEEIDPDVLESMHSLGCFRDKDKLSKDLLSEDDNQEKMIYFLLLDRKERYPSHEDQNLPPRNEIDPPRKRVDSPMLSRHGKRRPERKSMEVLSVTEGGSPVPVRRAIDMATHGQRSRSISGASSGLSTSPLSSPRPNRRFFIPPQSPDLCQSPNCSPTHSPEVRLNGVGPHAPKSFQPKMGSPLMHPRTQTLPAKPKVSEKPLQTTRSNPLPSTAQSPTTPKSEPNTPIQPLAPSIPNSPRVRRHPPLTVPPKLSIPLTPVPPVSPLRRHHLHPDHNGKSVPIAQVTPHPSPRGSPLPTPKGTPVHTPKDSPAGTPSPTPPPSPSIGGMPWRTRLNSIKNSFLGSPRFHRRKMQVPTQEDMSSLTPDSSPELAKKSWFGNFISLEKEEQIFIVIRDKPLSSIKADIVHAFLSIPSLSHSVISQTSFRAEYKSTAGPTVFQKPVKFQVDITYTESTSATKENGIYSVTFTLLSGPSRRFKRVVETIQAQLLSSNDQPGVQPQISGSPLSNFFDVIKQLFSDEKNVQAPHSPGATPSSPAKHAPSSKSNQPPPHDKTKMAASNRTQEQP from the exons gtggaGCGGGAGATCGCCATTCTGAAACTCATAGAGCATCCGCATGTTTTAAAGCTGCACGATGTCTAcgaaaataaaaaatacct GTATCTGGTGTTGGAGCACGTGTCTGGGGGGGAGCTCTTCGACTACCTGGTGAAGAAAGGCCGTCTGACCCCTAAAGAGGCCCGCAAGTTCTTCAGACAGATCATCTCTGCCCTGGACTTCTGCCACAGTCACTCCATATG CCACAGAGATTTGAAGCCCGAGAACTTGTTGTTAGACGAGAAGAACAACATCAGGATAGCAGACTTTGGCATGGCGTCTCTGCAGGTCGGGGACAGTCTGCTGGAGACCAGCTGTGG GTCTCCGCACTACGCCTGCCCAGAGGTCATCAGG GGGGAGAAGTACGACGGGAGGAAAGCAGACGCGTGGAGCTGCGGCGTCATCCTGTTTGCACTTTTAGTG GGCGCGCTGCCTTTTGATGACGACAACCTGAGGAACCTGCTGGAGAAGGTGAAGCTGGGAGTTTTCCACATGCCGCACTTTATCCCTCCAGACTGCCAGAACCTCCTGCGCGGGATGATTGAAGTGGACCCCAACAAAAGGCTGACA TTAGAGCAGATCCAGAAGCACACCTGGTACCT CGCTGGGAAGAACGAGCCCGAGCCCGAGCAGCCGGTTCCCAGGAAGGTGGCCATCAGGACGCTGGCTTCGGCCGAGGAGATCGACCCCGATGTGCTGGAGAGCATGCACTCGCTGGGCTGCTTCAGAGACAAGGACAAGCTGAGCAAAGACCTGCTGTCTGAGGA CGACAACCAGGAGAAGATGATCTACTTCCTCCTGCTGGACCGTAAGGAGAGGTACCCGAGCCACGAGGACCAGAACCTTCCTCCACGGAACGAGATAG ACCCTCCCAGGAAGCGCGTGGACTCGCCCATGCTGAGCCGCCACGGCAAGCGGAGGCCCGAGAGGAAGTCCATGGAGGTCCTGAGCGTCACGGAGGGGGGCTCTCCCGTTCCGGTGCGGAGGGCCATCGACATGGCGACGCACGGCCAGAG atcgCGGTCGATCAGCGGAGCGTCCTCCGGCCTGTCCACCAGTCCTCTCAGCAGTCCCAGG CCCAACCGGCGCTTTTTCATCCCGCCCCAGTCCCCAGACCTGTGTCAGTCTCCCAACTGCAGCCCCACCCACTCCCCGGAGGTTCGACTTAATGGGGTGGGGCCCCACGCGCCTAAGTCCTTCCAGCCAAAGATGGGGTCCCCCCTCATGCACCCCCGCACTCAGACCCTCCCTGCTAAGCCCAAAGTGTCAGAGAAGCCCCTGCAGACCACCAGGTCCAATCCTCTCCCCAGCACAGCGCAGAGCCCCACCACTCCCAAGTCTGAGCCCAACACACCCATCCAGCCTCTGGCTCCATCCATTCCCAACAGCCCCCGGGTGAGACGCCACCCTCCCCTCACCGTCCCCCCCAAACTCTCCATCCCCCTCACCCCAGTTCCACCAGTGTCGCCCCTCCGccgccaccacctccaccctgaCCACAACGGCAAATCTGTCCCCATCGCACAGgtgaccccccacccctcccccagaGGCAGTCCTCTCCCCACCCCCAAGGGCACCCCGGTGCACACCCCCAAGGACAGCCCTGCTGGCACCCCCAGCCCGACTCCTCCGCCCAGCCCCTCGATCGGAGGCATGCCGTGGAGGACGCGCCTCAACTCCATCAAGAACAGCTTCCTGGGCTCTCCACGCTTCCATCGCAGGAAAATGCAAG TTCCCACCCAGGAGGACATGTCCAGCCTCACCCCAGACTCTTCTCCAGA ACTGGCCAAGAAGTCATGGTTCGGTAACTTCATCAgcctggagaaggaggagcagatcTTCATCGTGATCAGGGACAAACCTCTCAGCTCCATCAAGGCCGACATCGTGCACGCCTTCCTCTCT ATCCCCAGTCTAAGCCACAGCGTCATCTCGCAGACCAGCTTCCGGGCCGAGTACAAGTCCACAGCTGGTCCAACGGTTTTCCAGAAGCCAGTGAAGTTCCAGGTGGACATCACCTACACCGAGAGCACCAGCGCCACCAAGGAGAACGGCATCTACTCCGTCACCTTCACGCTGCTCTCAG GTCCCAGTCGACGTTTCAAGCGCGTGGTGGAGACGATCCAGGCTCAGCTGCTCAGCTCCAACGACCAGCCCGGCGTCCAGCCCCAGATATCTG GCAGCCCGTTGAGTAACTTCTTTGACGTAATTAAACAGCTTTTTTCAGACGAGAAGAACGTCCAAGCGCCCCACTCCCCCGGCGCCACGCCTAGCTCCCCCGCCAAGCATGCCCCCAGCAGCAAGTCCAACCAGCCCCCGCCCCATGACAAAACAAAGATGGCCGCCAGCAACAGGACGCAGGAACAACCTTAA
- the LOC114852719 gene encoding serine/threonine-protein kinase BRSK2-like isoform X10, producing MTSSGKEANSGHYANYVGPYRLEKTLGKGQTGLVKLGIHCVTCQKVAIKIVNREKLSESVLMKVEREIAILKLIEHPHVLKLHDVYENKKYLYLVLEHVSGGELFDYLVKKGRLTPKEARKFFRQIISALDFCHSHSICHRDLKPENLLLDEKNNIRIADFGMASLQVGDSLLETSCGSPHYACPEVIRGEKYDGRKADAWSCGVILFALLVGALPFDDDNLRNLLEKVKLGVFHMPHFIPPDCQNLLRGMIEVDPNKRLTLEQIQKHTWYLAGKNEPEPEQPVPRKVAIRTLASAEEIDPDVLESMHSLGCFRDKDKLSKDLLSEDDNQEKMIYFLLLDRKERYPSHEDQNLPPRNEIDPPRKRVDSPMLSRHGKRRPERKSMEVLSVTEGGSPVPVRRAIDMATHGQRSRSISGASSGLSTSPLSSPRVTPHPSPRGSPLPTPKGTPVHTPKDSPAGTPSPTPPPSPSIGGMPWRTRLNSIKNSFLGSPRFHRRKMQVPTQEDMSSLTPDSSPELAKKSWFGNFISLEKEEQIFIVIRDKPLSSIKADIVHAFLSIPSLSHSVISQTSFRAEYKSTAGPTVFQKPVKFQVDITYTESTSATKENGIYSVTFTLLSGPSRRFKRVVETIQAQLLSSNDQPGVQPQISGSPLSNFFDVIKQLFSDEKNVQAPHSPGATPSSPAKHAPSSKSNQPPPHDKTKMAASNRTQEQP from the exons gtggaGCGGGAGATCGCCATTCTGAAACTCATAGAGCATCCGCATGTTTTAAAGCTGCACGATGTCTAcgaaaataaaaaatacct GTATCTGGTGTTGGAGCACGTGTCTGGGGGGGAGCTCTTCGACTACCTGGTGAAGAAAGGCCGTCTGACCCCTAAAGAGGCCCGCAAGTTCTTCAGACAGATCATCTCTGCCCTGGACTTCTGCCACAGTCACTCCATATG CCACAGAGATTTGAAGCCCGAGAACTTGTTGTTAGACGAGAAGAACAACATCAGGATAGCAGACTTTGGCATGGCGTCTCTGCAGGTCGGGGACAGTCTGCTGGAGACCAGCTGTGG GTCTCCGCACTACGCCTGCCCAGAGGTCATCAGG GGGGAGAAGTACGACGGGAGGAAAGCAGACGCGTGGAGCTGCGGCGTCATCCTGTTTGCACTTTTAGTG GGCGCGCTGCCTTTTGATGACGACAACCTGAGGAACCTGCTGGAGAAGGTGAAGCTGGGAGTTTTCCACATGCCGCACTTTATCCCTCCAGACTGCCAGAACCTCCTGCGCGGGATGATTGAAGTGGACCCCAACAAAAGGCTGACA TTAGAGCAGATCCAGAAGCACACCTGGTACCT CGCTGGGAAGAACGAGCCCGAGCCCGAGCAGCCGGTTCCCAGGAAGGTGGCCATCAGGACGCTGGCTTCGGCCGAGGAGATCGACCCCGATGTGCTGGAGAGCATGCACTCGCTGGGCTGCTTCAGAGACAAGGACAAGCTGAGCAAAGACCTGCTGTCTGAGGA CGACAACCAGGAGAAGATGATCTACTTCCTCCTGCTGGACCGTAAGGAGAGGTACCCGAGCCACGAGGACCAGAACCTTCCTCCACGGAACGAGATAG ACCCTCCCAGGAAGCGCGTGGACTCGCCCATGCTGAGCCGCCACGGCAAGCGGAGGCCCGAGAGGAAGTCCATGGAGGTCCTGAGCGTCACGGAGGGGGGCTCTCCCGTTCCGGTGCGGAGGGCCATCGACATGGCGACGCACGGCCAGAG atcgCGGTCGATCAGCGGAGCGTCCTCCGGCCTGTCCACCAGTCCTCTCAGCAGTCCCAGG gtgaccccccacccctcccccagaGGCAGTCCTCTCCCCACCCCCAAGGGCACCCCGGTGCACACCCCCAAGGACAGCCCTGCTGGCACCCCCAGCCCGACTCCTCCGCCCAGCCCCTCGATCGGAGGCATGCCGTGGAGGACGCGCCTCAACTCCATCAAGAACAGCTTCCTGGGCTCTCCACGCTTCCATCGCAGGAAAATGCAAG TTCCCACCCAGGAGGACATGTCCAGCCTCACCCCAGACTCTTCTCCAGA ACTGGCCAAGAAGTCATGGTTCGGTAACTTCATCAgcctggagaaggaggagcagatcTTCATCGTGATCAGGGACAAACCTCTCAGCTCCATCAAGGCCGACATCGTGCACGCCTTCCTCTCT ATCCCCAGTCTAAGCCACAGCGTCATCTCGCAGACCAGCTTCCGGGCCGAGTACAAGTCCACAGCTGGTCCAACGGTTTTCCAGAAGCCAGTGAAGTTCCAGGTGGACATCACCTACACCGAGAGCACCAGCGCCACCAAGGAGAACGGCATCTACTCCGTCACCTTCACGCTGCTCTCAG GTCCCAGTCGACGTTTCAAGCGCGTGGTGGAGACGATCCAGGCTCAGCTGCTCAGCTCCAACGACCAGCCCGGCGTCCAGCCCCAGATATCTG GCAGCCCGTTGAGTAACTTCTTTGACGTAATTAAACAGCTTTTTTCAGACGAGAAGAACGTCCAAGCGCCCCACTCCCCCGGCGCCACGCCTAGCTCCCCCGCCAAGCATGCCCCCAGCAGCAAGTCCAACCAGCCCCCGCCCCATGACAAAACAAAGATGGCCGCCAGCAACAGGACGCAGGAACAACCTTAA